DNA from Choristoneura fumiferana chromosome 6, NRCan_CFum_1, whole genome shotgun sequence:
AATGCGGAACCTTGCTAAATTAttcttttacacgtcattttcattcctcttattatttttatattacacGGTGAAAGAActcaaaaaaacaaaacaagaatTATTGGCGGATAATAGACTAATCGTATTAGAACAGAATCTTGAAAAGCTTGTGGACAAACTACAGAAAAATGTGAATGCTAAAAGTGAtctcaaatatattttacagTGGACGAATCCGAAGAATGTGCCATTTGTGTATATGGGTGTAGGTCAGCAAGTATTTATAGATAGAAAGTGTAAATATACTAACTGTTTTGTTACTGATGACCGGGATTACCTCGGAGATGTTACGAAGTTCGATGCCATAGCGTTTGCAGGGACTGACGTTATTTACATGAGTAGATATGATCTACCGAAAAAGCGATCGCCGCATCAAAAGTATGCTTTTACAAATATAGAATCTGCTGATAACTATCCTGTTTGCACCAATCGGTTCAACAACTTTTTCAACTGGACGTGGACTTATAGATTAGACTCTGAAACAAAATGGGGCTATTTGATTGTAAGAGACgcgaaaaataatataataggtCCAAAAACAGAGATGCATTGGATGAAGTTAGAAGACATGGACCCTATTGATGATGCTTTGCGAGTAAAGTTGAGGAATAAGACTAAGGCTGCTGCTTGGTTTGTGTCTAACTGTAGGTCTAGGAGCGGTCGCGAGACGTATTTTAGAAACCTAATAAAGGCTCTAAAGCCTTATAATTTAACGGTAGATATTTATGGTAAATGTGGTCCACTGAAATGCGATCGTAACAAAGAGGCGGAATGCAACGATATGGTAGAAAGGGACTATTACTTCTACTTGTCGTTCGAGAATTCGTTTGCTGAAGACTACGCGACTGAAAAATTGGCTCACGGTTTGCAGCATAACGCAATACCAATAGTTTATGGAGGTGCTAACTATACGAGGTAACTTGAAAGTTATACTTTTTAATAGCATTCGATAGTTGTTTTGATTTCTATTTGATTCATAAAATATGGGTTTGATGGACAGTAGTTTATCGTGTCGTCAAGTGAACATATTTGCTACTGTGACTGTGTagaggaaaaaaatacaaataaataagtgttaattataatatatttgacaTATTACAGATTTAAGTAGAAATGATGGGTTTAATTATAGATAGCGTCATTTTGACCCAATTTCTCAATGTttcaattacataaaataataattgtttacttTAGATAGCaagtcaaatatttaaatagtataaaataaagtcgcTTAACACAAATTTAATCTATCcctttaaatttatgtatgtatgtacgttaaTGATTTTTCACTATATAAAGGATTAAAATGCGGTTTTCGTCAATTGACAAATGTTTCAATCGtcaattgacgaccggatggccaagtggttagagaacctgactacgaagcttgaggtcccaggttcgattcccggccgggaagacatttgtatgaataatacgaatgtttgttttcgggtcttggatatttattattattatgtatttatcgatatgtcggcggccgatcgtaaaatccgccagatcacgaaattcctaggcacattatgaaatggcaccatttcatcatatttaagtatgtttatccgttgcctagtatccatagtacaagctttgcttagtttggcactaggtcaattggtgtcaagtgtcccatgatattgaggtatttatttatttattcaagaggGAGGGGGACAtcgataataaaatatataaatataagtagTGACGCGCCCTGGCCCCGCGCGGGtgtagtgaggtgaaaaatataaagttgCTGCATTTGATTGTAGGCTTTCTTAATTTATTTcgtcgttttttagggttccgtagccaaaatggcaaaatcggaacccttatagtttcgccatgtttgtctgtctgtcagtccgtccgcggctttgcttagggctatcaatgctagaaaagttgtaattttggacgaatatattaaatttgaattttttaattgtaccattttatcggcatagtttacatatattatatgttagagtacctcccatagacgtaaagtgggggttattttttttctcatccagcgccttgtagtgtagggtatcgttgaataagtcttttaaaaccattagggtttgctaagacgatttttcgattcatcgattattttgcgaaatattcaactttaaagtgcaaattttcattaaaatcgagcgtcccccccccctttaatATCTAAACAGATggctggaaaaatttgaaaaagatcaggatggtagtaagtatatcaaactttcgaggaaaactataacggctaagtttgcttgagaattattagtagttttactcttaaatagcagcctaaggtataaaatatacctaaacttggaaggttccgtataaaatacaaaatccttaaaaaaatattactcaatttttcgtaatggctacggaaccctattttgggcgtgttcgacacgctcttcgcCAGTTTTTTTCAAAGTTAGGTACATGCCTGCAGAGTCGGCGCGCTTCGCTAGACAATAGTATAACAATAAGCGCATAAAATCACAATGTCTAAGGTATAACAATCTTTTTAATCCATTTTCAGGTTTATGCCAGATGGGATTTATTTGAATGCCAGGCAGCTAGGACCTGAAGCTTTAGCCAAACAAATGAAACATCTCATAGACAATCCTGACGAATACGATAACtattttcggtggaaaaaatACTATTCGTATCACAGAAAATATGAAAGCCCAGAAACAGACGACTACTGTGGTTTTTGTATGCTATTAAATAATGAAGAAATGGTGAAGAAAACGTCAATATATAAGAATTTTAGTCAGTGGTGGGATCCTCCTAACCGATGTTCTGATCTATATAAGTAATACGCTACCCTGCACCAATAAAGTGGTAAAAGTACTGGGTCCTAttccgtttaatttaatttcttacagacaaacacacacacacacacacacacacacacacacacacacatatctTAGTGTATCTTATGTCTCTGTGAAGCTGTTCTAAAAaactgtaggtatttattacgaAAACCTTTACAAATGAAATCGAAGCAAAAGAAGCAAAGCAGTGAGCAATAGTTATTGTTTGCCTAAAAACATTTGGCAATGGGTCAaccaactttttagtgttgttattatGTACCGTAACTCAAGAGACATCACTGATACACTTAACCCTAGAACCCTAGTTCTTATGCCCTATAAattacaaagaatat
Protein-coding regions in this window:
- the LOC141429181 gene encoding alpha-(1,3)-fucosyltransferase C-like, producing the protein MFQCSSERRGARASCHDYERKKNTVFTIIMRNLAKLFFYTSFSFLLLFLYYTVKELKKTKQELLADNRLIVLEQNLEKLVDKLQKNVNAKSDLKYILQWTNPKNVPFVYMGVGQQVFIDRKCKYTNCFVTDDRDYLGDVTKFDAIAFAGTDVIYMSRYDLPKKRSPHQKYAFTNIESADNYPVCTNRFNNFFNWTWTYRLDSETKWGYLIVRDAKNNIIGPKTEMHWMKLEDMDPIDDALRVKLRNKTKAAAWFVSNCRSRSGRETYFRNLIKALKPYNLTVDIYGKCGPLKCDRNKEAECNDMVERDYYFYLSFENSFAEDYATEKLAHGLQHNAIPIVYGGANYTRFMPDGIYLNARQLGPEALAKQMKHLIDNPDEYDNYFRWKKYYSYHRKYESPETDDYCGFCMLLNNEEMVKKTSIYKNFSQWWDPPNRCSDLYK